From a single Alloactinosynnema sp. L-07 genomic region:
- a CDS encoding SDR family oxidoreductase produces MEIYGKSLVITGAGRGIGAALALRLAAEHPRGVVVADLDELGAQRVAAQVRELDVPAVGVRVDVGDKSEARGLIELATKEYDGVDIVCSNAGVATGMGIHAGERDWAKAWSVNVRAHVHLAQAVLPGMARARSGHFMITASAAGLLGLPGDAPYSVTKYAAVGLAEWLAFTYGPVGVHVSALCPLGVRTDLLMTGLEAGHVAARAVAGYAPILEPEDIAEAAVLGIAEDRFLILPHPEVAELYERKAADPQAWVTAQQGAARPRVRT; encoded by the coding sequence GTGGAAATCTACGGCAAATCCCTGGTCATCACCGGTGCCGGTCGCGGAATCGGGGCGGCGCTGGCACTGCGCCTGGCCGCGGAGCACCCGCGCGGCGTCGTTGTCGCCGATCTCGACGAGCTCGGCGCCCAGCGGGTGGCCGCCCAGGTGCGTGAGCTCGACGTACCCGCCGTCGGCGTGCGCGTGGACGTGGGTGACAAGTCTGAGGCGCGCGGTCTGATCGAGCTGGCCACCAAGGAGTACGACGGGGTGGACATCGTGTGCTCCAACGCGGGCGTGGCGACCGGGATGGGCATTCACGCGGGGGAGCGGGACTGGGCCAAGGCGTGGTCGGTCAACGTCCGCGCCCACGTGCACCTCGCCCAGGCGGTGCTGCCCGGGATGGCCAGGGCCCGGTCCGGCCACTTCATGATCACCGCGTCCGCCGCGGGCCTGCTCGGCCTGCCCGGCGACGCCCCTTATTCGGTCACCAAGTACGCCGCGGTGGGACTGGCGGAATGGCTCGCCTTCACCTACGGCCCGGTCGGTGTGCACGTGAGCGCGCTGTGCCCGCTGGGAGTGCGCACCGACCTGCTCATGACCGGTCTGGAGGCGGGCCACGTCGCGGCGCGGGCGGTCGCGGGATACGCGCCGATCCTCGAACCGGAGGACATCGCCGAGGCCGCCGTGCTGGGAATCGCCGAAGACCGGTTCCTTATCCTGCCGCACCCGGAAGTCGCGGAACTCTACGAGCGCAAGGCCGCCGATCCGCAGGCGTGGGTCACCGCGCAGCAGGGCGCCGCCCGCCCGCGGGTCCGGACATGA
- a CDS encoding SDR family oxidoreductase — protein sequence MTSILVTGGTGTLGSLVTPLLRDAGHDVRILSRQDRAPAAGVEYVTGDLVEDEGVAGAVAGVDVVLHLAGGPKGDDVATRNLARAAAQAGVRHLVYISVIGADRVPLAWLKSKLDAERAIAESGVPWTTLRAAQFHGLTLAMVAKMAKLPVVPVPGGLRLQPVDAADVAARLVELTLGEPAGLVPDLAGPTVYGLGELIQGYLGARGKRRMKVPVRIPGKAGRAYRAGENLSLDGAVGKRTWEDFLAEHLSQ from the coding sequence ATGACATCCATCCTGGTCACCGGCGGTACGGGAACGCTCGGCAGCCTGGTCACGCCGCTGCTGCGGGACGCGGGCCACGACGTGCGGATCCTCAGCAGGCAGGACCGCGCGCCCGCGGCCGGTGTCGAGTACGTGACCGGCGACCTGGTCGAGGACGAAGGTGTGGCCGGGGCGGTCGCCGGGGTCGACGTCGTCCTGCACTTGGCCGGTGGCCCCAAGGGCGACGACGTCGCCACGCGCAACCTGGCCCGGGCGGCGGCGCAGGCGGGCGTGCGGCATCTGGTCTACATCTCGGTCATCGGGGCGGACCGGGTCCCGCTGGCCTGGCTCAAGTCCAAATTGGACGCCGAGAGGGCGATCGCCGAGTCGGGGGTGCCGTGGACGACGCTGCGGGCCGCCCAGTTCCACGGCCTGACCCTGGCGATGGTGGCGAAGATGGCGAAGCTGCCGGTGGTCCCGGTTCCCGGTGGACTGCGGCTGCAGCCGGTCGACGCGGCGGACGTGGCGGCACGCCTGGTGGAGTTGACGCTCGGCGAGCCCGCCGGGCTGGTGCCCGACCTGGCCGGGCCGACGGTGTACGGGCTCGGCGAACTGATCCAGGGATACCTTGGCGCGCGCGGAAAGCGTCGCATGAAGGTGCCAGTTCGGATTCCAGGTAAGGCGGGTCGCGCGTATCGGGCGGGCGAGAATCTGTCGCTCGACGGCGCGGTCGGAAAGCGCACCTGGGAGGACTTCCTGGCCGAGCATTTGAGCCAGTAG
- a CDS encoding lipase family protein, with translation MRSLFSRSKGKAALVAVALIAAISPAAQAQPVAIAVDPGPADDSFYVPPSPLPAGAPGDIIRWRVSKSGQFSDTVNSWQVMYLSTDEHDRPNAVTGTILVPKSVNPATAPIVSFAVGTHGGAFRCTPSSMISIGALYERPAVADMLKAGYAVAVTDYAGYHPNPKTTYITGRSEGHAVIDVVRAGQKLSKLSTTSKVFFRGYSQGGGAALWGAQLQPTYGAEVNLAGVVAGGVPGDLVLVTLGLDGSRGFGFLLYALIGLDNAYPEIKLASYLNDAGRAAVADLQTSSCTLELLVKYKGKSLSDFTVDTPVQDPLLAAVARNKLGGMPVKVPVLQYHGASDDIVAFGQADTLHKTYCRAGVNLFWKTYPVDHITGIYQGNVDAMTFLKDRVAGTPAVSNC, from the coding sequence GTGCGCTCTCTCTTCTCACGATCCAAAGGCAAAGCGGCACTCGTCGCCGTAGCCCTGATAGCGGCGATCAGCCCGGCTGCGCAGGCCCAGCCGGTCGCCATAGCCGTCGATCCTGGCCCGGCCGACGACTCGTTCTACGTCCCGCCGTCCCCGCTGCCCGCGGGGGCGCCCGGTGACATCATCCGGTGGCGGGTCTCGAAGTCCGGCCAGTTCAGCGACACGGTCAACTCGTGGCAGGTCATGTATCTGTCGACCGATGAGCACGACCGGCCGAACGCGGTCACCGGGACCATCCTGGTGCCTAAGAGCGTCAACCCGGCCACCGCGCCCATCGTCAGCTTCGCAGTGGGCACCCACGGCGGCGCCTTCCGCTGCACCCCGTCCAGCATGATCTCGATCGGCGCGCTCTACGAGCGTCCGGCGGTCGCGGACATGCTCAAGGCGGGCTACGCGGTCGCCGTGACCGACTACGCCGGCTATCACCCGAACCCGAAGACGACTTACATCACCGGCCGGTCCGAGGGCCACGCGGTGATCGACGTCGTGCGGGCGGGGCAGAAGCTGTCGAAGCTGTCCACCACGTCGAAGGTGTTCTTCCGCGGCTACTCCCAGGGCGGCGGCGCCGCGCTGTGGGGTGCCCAGCTGCAGCCCACCTACGGCGCCGAGGTGAACCTCGCCGGTGTCGTGGCGGGCGGTGTGCCGGGCGACCTGGTCCTGGTGACGCTGGGTCTGGACGGCAGCCGCGGGTTCGGGTTCCTGCTGTACGCGCTGATCGGGTTGGACAACGCCTACCCGGAGATCAAGCTGGCGTCGTATCTCAACGACGCGGGCCGTGCGGCGGTGGCCGACCTGCAGACCTCGTCGTGCACGCTGGAGCTGCTGGTGAAGTACAAGGGCAAGAGCCTGTCGGACTTCACTGTGGACACCCCGGTGCAGGATCCGCTGCTGGCCGCGGTGGCGCGGAACAAGCTCGGTGGGATGCCGGTGAAGGTGCCGGTGCTGCAGTACCACGGCGCCTCCGACGACATCGTCGCGTTCGGGCAGGCGGACACGCTGCACAAGACGTACTGCCGCGCTGGGGTGAACCTGTTCTGGAAGACCTACCCGGTGGACCACATCACCGGGATCTACCAGGGCAACGTCGACGCCATGACGTTCCTGAAGGACCGAGTGGCAGGCACGCCCGCCGTCTCCAACTGCTGA
- a CDS encoding DUF6801 domain-containing protein has product MNHRRISKKVTTGLAAVTTAGLVGAGLLIGAGTSSAAAALDLKYACTFPLIDVQPVEVHIDADIPDTITAGVPTGQFNIVALTKLNEDTTTGLKLVKVATIEGTAIAHAHITAPGFDTDLDVPVTVEKTAIPASGGFTVKATGKTPSLKFPTPGHIKITVGALDLNITAKKADGTLASIPPSNPFDAPCALDPAGQNNVLKEGEILPGNGSTTPPPPPPPPSSTTPPPPPPPSSTTPPPPTSTTVKPPPGTVKYGYNLKGKSNLKNMTGDVPLSGTIDATLTLSTQQFVADLKLNQTTANLTIMGFLPVVSKIAFENVGQTSGSIDSQGVLKSTSKLTIALPQVNLFGFPISQSPDCKTVTPSDINLSSGGEFDVIAGGKLTGTYSIAALKGCGSFNDYISMFAASAGNTINMDLTAK; this is encoded by the coding sequence GTGAATCATCGCAGAATTTCCAAGAAGGTGACCACCGGCCTGGCCGCGGTCACCACTGCCGGGTTGGTGGGTGCGGGCCTACTCATCGGTGCAGGCACGAGTTCCGCCGCGGCCGCACTCGACCTGAAGTACGCCTGCACCTTCCCGCTGATCGACGTGCAGCCGGTCGAGGTGCACATCGACGCGGACATCCCGGACACCATCACCGCGGGCGTGCCGACCGGCCAGTTCAATATCGTGGCCCTCACCAAGCTCAACGAGGACACCACCACCGGCCTCAAGCTGGTCAAGGTGGCCACCATCGAGGGCACCGCCATCGCCCACGCGCACATCACCGCGCCGGGCTTCGACACCGACCTCGATGTTCCGGTGACGGTGGAGAAGACCGCCATCCCCGCCTCCGGCGGGTTCACGGTCAAGGCGACCGGCAAGACCCCGTCGCTGAAGTTCCCGACCCCGGGCCACATCAAGATCACGGTGGGCGCCCTCGACCTCAACATCACCGCCAAGAAGGCCGACGGCACCCTGGCCAGCATCCCGCCGTCGAACCCCTTCGACGCGCCCTGCGCGCTGGACCCGGCTGGTCAGAACAACGTCCTCAAGGAGGGTGAGATCCTCCCGGGCAATGGCAGCACGACTCCCCCACCGCCGCCTCCACCGCCCAGCAGCACGACCCCGCCGCCCCCGCCGCCGCCCAGCAGCACGACTCCGCCGCCGCCCACCAGCACCACGGTGAAGCCGCCGCCGGGCACGGTGAAGTACGGCTACAACCTCAAGGGCAAGTCGAACCTGAAGAACATGACCGGCGACGTTCCGCTGTCGGGCACCATCGACGCGACCCTGACCCTGTCGACCCAGCAGTTCGTGGCCGACCTCAAGCTCAACCAGACGACCGCGAACCTGACGATCATGGGCTTCCTGCCGGTGGTCTCCAAGATCGCGTTCGAGAACGTGGGCCAGACCTCGGGCTCGATCGACAGCCAGGGTGTGCTGAAGTCGACCTCGAAGCTGACGATCGCGCTGCCGCAGGTCAACCTGTTCGGCTTCCCGATCAGCCAGAGCCCCGACTGCAAGACCGTGACGCCGTCGGACATCAACCTGTCCTCCGGTGGTGAGTTCGACGTCATCGCCGGTGGCAAACTGACCGGCACGTACTCGATCGCGGCCCTCAAGGGCTGTGGCTCGTTCAACGACTACATCTCGATGTTCGCCGCGTCGGCGGGCAACACGATCAACATGGACCTGACCGCCAAGTAA
- a CDS encoding type I polyketide synthase has protein sequence MSASIERPGVVIGITLPGAADARLCAAVTGAGGLGVLDLGRGDRTAREALTQVAGGRFGVRVPQGCALDVDDVLDALGDGADQIGVIVLGWQSAWQLTDIPGEYFVLVEVTSAIEAQVAVDLGADGLIVRGSEAGGRVGDLGAFVLLQQVLGDPLVTVPVWVCGGIGPNTAAGAVLAGAAGVVLDTQLALLPEAELPAATRAAVAAGDGSVQVDGYPIVGQDGFLAQDFAQRHGSVARAVRAVLGAVDAALAPGAPTMAEGATLARGLGTALPVAQGPMTRVSDQSAFADAVARHGALPFLALALSTEEQTRTLLTETKATLGDRPWGVGVLGFAPEELRSAQLDVIKEIRPATALIAGGRPDQARVLEDVGIATFLHVPSPGLLSQFLAAGARRFVFEGSECGGHVGPLTSFALWSAQVGVLLAAVDAGLPAEELQLLFAGGVHDARSAAAVAGVADPLARRGAGVGVLMGTGYLFTAEAVTCGAVRPTFQRQVIAATRTELLQTAPGHATRCVSSPFTGTFHAVGTDLLAQGVPEREVWERLELLNTGRLRIASKGVRREGEHLLAVCEEEQVDHGLFMAGEVAVLRSEATTIAALHHDVTRGAAALRSARSAALRSEVDPEPVAAPLDVAIIGMSAMFPGADGLAAFWSTVVSGTDAVTEVPAGRWDVDTYFNPEGGPDRTPSKWGGFLPEIPFDPLSYGIPPATLSAIEPVQLLALEAARRALADAGYPDGGPARERTSVVFGAEAGSDLATATTLRMALPEYVGALPEHLADQLPVLTEDTFPGRLANVIAGRIANRLDLGGANYTVDAACASSLAAVDIACKELVAGTSDVVLAGGADLHNAVDDYLLFSSVGALSATGRCRTFDAAADGIALGEGVACVVLKRLADAERDGDRVYAVIRGVGSGSDGKALGLTAPRPEGQRRAIERAYRGARVSPKDIGLVEAHGTGTVVGDRTELQTLDAVFSEAGAAPGACVLGSVKSQIGHTKCAAGLAGMIKAALAVHNGVKPPTLHVTQPNPAWNSETSPFVFHAAAVPWTEPPLRRVAGVSAFGFGGTNFHVVLRGHPQADLVRHGRHEWPAELLTFRGTDLPAARRQAERLLALVTANAAHGSPWTLRDLARTAAERADRDRAPIRIAVVARDLAELDVRLRAAIGGATAPGLHFADERAAGKLAVLFPGQGSQRPGMLAELFVAFPDLGRLARAVGADTSVIFPPSSFGAETAQADRLRDTRAAQPALGLADLAVHHVLSRLGVTADLFAGHSYGELVALTAAGAMDAATLLRLSSARAEAILDAAGDDPGTMAAVSAGRAATTAVLDAAGLTGTVVVANDNAPQQVVISGPTPAVDQALAALRDAGLSAQRIPVACAFHSPVVARAGERFAEVLAGERIGEPDRPVWSNRTASVYGGDTRAELAAQIGSPVRFAEQVEAMYAHGARVFVEAGPGRVLTGLVGKILGDRPHTAIPCDGDGLAGLLDAVARLAVAGVDVRTGWLFAGRDARDVGSLTPPKRPGWTVDGAFVRTADGAFVAGGLAPARKITLGTVATNRDEVITDFLRTSRELIAAQRDVVLGYLGAAPVPEPACPAAPVAVVPLVVEPAASDALTTVVEVIAARTGYPVDLIDPTLDLEADLSVDSIKRTEIAGEVAARFGSGSVEALVKARTAAGMAEALGCTPRPVGNDPLTVVIEVIAARTGYPVDMIGPTLDLEADLSVDSIKRTEIVGEVAARFGSGSVDALVKARTAAAMADALSDTTPTPAVSEPVIAGSPTQRFVLDLVDSDARPVEEITAFVGTHILIAGGDPALADELADQLSARGAMAITCQGKPELHEDLDRLDGLISLHALTDDEPVLPGAFPLLKAALARRPRWLLAVGAAEGLRGLFRSLDREYPEVLARVVEVDADLPAVEVAATVVEELLIRADEPVVVRSAEGRQTVRMVPEPLGALATAGAGPGGIGAAEAAAIGLDRDSVVLLIGGARGITAQVAIGIAQAAGCRIELAGRTALAVAPEHTAVAAATDLAGLRAALAGLGGRDLAAVERDAREILAQREVAATLREIRDAGGLAEYHTVDVRDGAAVRQLVKQVHAEHGRLDGVVYAAGVIEDRLVADKDPDSFDRVYGTKVDGATALLRVLTELAIEPRFVVFFGSIAAAMGNRGQADYAAANDAMEHLATMWSRGTGGRALTVHWGPWAPIGTHSGMVSAELGRAYAQRGIALLDPADGVACLLRELAWGDPARHAVVYTASEW, from the coding sequence ATGTCAGCGAGCATCGAACGACCCGGTGTCGTCATCGGAATCACCCTGCCCGGCGCGGCGGACGCGCGGCTGTGCGCCGCGGTCACCGGTGCGGGCGGGCTCGGGGTGCTCGACCTCGGCCGCGGCGACCGCACCGCGCGCGAAGCGCTGACCCAGGTCGCGGGCGGACGCTTTGGCGTGCGGGTGCCGCAGGGGTGCGCGCTCGATGTCGACGACGTGCTCGACGCGCTGGGCGATGGCGCCGATCAGATCGGTGTGATCGTGCTGGGTTGGCAGTCGGCGTGGCAGCTGACCGACATCCCCGGCGAGTATTTCGTGCTGGTGGAGGTCACCTCGGCGATCGAGGCGCAGGTCGCGGTCGACCTCGGCGCGGACGGTCTGATCGTGCGTGGCAGCGAGGCCGGTGGCCGGGTCGGCGACCTGGGTGCTTTCGTGCTGCTGCAGCAGGTGCTCGGCGACCCGCTGGTGACGGTGCCGGTGTGGGTGTGCGGCGGGATCGGGCCGAACACCGCCGCCGGAGCCGTGCTCGCGGGCGCGGCGGGCGTCGTGCTTGATACCCAGCTGGCGTTGCTGCCGGAGGCCGAGCTGCCCGCGGCGACCCGGGCCGCGGTGGCCGCCGGAGACGGGTCTGTGCAGGTCGACGGCTACCCGATCGTCGGCCAAGACGGGTTCCTCGCCCAGGATTTCGCCCAGCGCCACGGTTCGGTGGCCCGCGCCGTGCGCGCGGTGCTGGGCGCGGTCGACGCCGCGCTCGCGCCCGGTGCGCCGACCATGGCCGAGGGCGCGACTCTGGCCCGTGGTCTGGGGACCGCGCTGCCCGTCGCCCAGGGGCCGATGACCCGGGTGAGCGACCAGTCCGCGTTCGCCGACGCCGTCGCCCGGCATGGTGCGCTGCCGTTCCTCGCCCTCGCACTGTCCACTGAGGAGCAAACCAGGACGCTGCTGACCGAGACCAAAGCGACGCTGGGCGACCGTCCCTGGGGGGTCGGGGTGCTCGGCTTCGCCCCGGAGGAGCTGCGGTCGGCCCAGCTCGATGTGATCAAGGAGATCCGCCCGGCCACCGCGCTCATCGCGGGCGGCCGCCCGGACCAGGCCCGCGTGCTGGAGGACGTCGGCATCGCCACGTTCCTGCACGTCCCGTCGCCCGGTCTGCTCAGCCAGTTCCTCGCCGCGGGCGCGCGCCGGTTCGTCTTCGAGGGCAGCGAGTGCGGCGGCCACGTCGGCCCGCTGACCAGCTTCGCACTGTGGTCGGCCCAAGTGGGTGTGCTGCTGGCGGCCGTCGACGCCGGTCTGCCCGCCGAGGAGTTGCAGCTGCTGTTCGCCGGCGGTGTGCACGACGCGCGGTCGGCCGCGGCCGTCGCGGGCGTCGCCGACCCGCTGGCCCGGCGCGGTGCCGGTGTCGGTGTGCTCATGGGGACCGGCTACTTGTTCACCGCCGAGGCCGTCACGTGTGGCGCGGTTCGGCCTACGTTCCAGCGTCAGGTGATCGCCGCGACACGCACGGAACTGCTGCAGACCGCGCCCGGCCACGCGACGCGCTGTGTCAGCAGCCCATTCACCGGCACCTTCCACGCCGTCGGCACGGACCTGCTGGCCCAGGGCGTGCCCGAGCGCGAGGTGTGGGAGCGGCTGGAGCTGCTCAACACCGGCAGGCTGCGCATCGCCAGCAAGGGCGTCCGCCGCGAAGGCGAACACCTGCTCGCGGTGTGCGAGGAGGAACAGGTCGACCATGGCCTGTTCATGGCGGGTGAGGTCGCGGTGCTGCGGTCCGAGGCGACCACCATCGCCGCCCTGCATCATGACGTGACCCGCGGTGCCGCCGCGCTGCGCTCGGCCCGATCCGCGGCGCTGCGGTCCGAAGTGGACCCCGAGCCGGTGGCCGCGCCGCTCGACGTGGCGATCATCGGCATGTCGGCGATGTTCCCCGGCGCCGACGGGCTGGCCGCGTTCTGGTCCACAGTGGTCTCCGGGACCGACGCGGTGACCGAGGTCCCGGCGGGCCGCTGGGACGTCGATACGTACTTCAACCCCGAGGGCGGTCCCGACCGCACCCCGTCGAAGTGGGGCGGGTTCCTCCCGGAGATCCCGTTCGACCCGCTGAGTTACGGCATCCCGCCCGCCACGCTCTCGGCGATCGAACCGGTGCAACTGCTCGCCCTGGAAGCGGCCAGGCGTGCCCTGGCCGACGCGGGCTACCCCGACGGCGGCCCGGCGCGCGAGCGCACGAGCGTGGTGTTCGGCGCCGAGGCGGGCAGCGACCTGGCCACCGCGACGACCTTGCGGATGGCTCTGCCCGAGTACGTCGGAGCTCTGCCCGAACACCTGGCCGACCAGCTGCCCGTGCTGACCGAGGACACGTTCCCCGGTCGGCTGGCCAATGTCATCGCGGGCCGCATCGCCAACCGCCTCGACCTCGGTGGCGCGAACTACACGGTGGACGCGGCGTGCGCGTCGTCGTTGGCCGCGGTCGACATCGCTTGCAAGGAACTGGTCGCGGGCACCAGCGACGTGGTGCTGGCCGGTGGGGCGGACCTGCACAACGCGGTGGACGACTATTTGCTGTTCAGCTCGGTCGGGGCGCTGTCGGCCACCGGCCGCTGCCGCACGTTCGACGCCGCCGCCGACGGCATCGCGTTGGGTGAGGGCGTCGCCTGTGTCGTGCTCAAGCGGCTCGCCGACGCCGAGCGTGACGGAGACCGGGTGTACGCGGTGATCCGCGGCGTCGGCAGCGGCAGCGACGGCAAGGCGCTCGGGCTGACCGCTCCCCGGCCGGAAGGGCAGCGCCGGGCGATCGAGCGCGCCTACCGCGGCGCCCGCGTGTCGCCGAAGGACATCGGTCTCGTCGAGGCGCACGGCACCGGCACCGTCGTCGGCGACCGCACCGAACTCCAGACGCTCGACGCGGTGTTCAGCGAGGCGGGGGCCGCTCCCGGCGCGTGCGTGCTGGGTTCGGTGAAGTCGCAGATCGGGCACACCAAGTGCGCCGCGGGGCTGGCCGGGATGATCAAGGCCGCGCTGGCGGTCCACAACGGGGTGAAGCCGCCGACGCTGCACGTCACCCAGCCGAACCCGGCCTGGAACTCCGAGACCAGCCCGTTCGTGTTCCACGCGGCGGCGGTGCCGTGGACCGAGCCGCCGCTGCGCCGGGTCGCCGGTGTCAGCGCGTTCGGCTTCGGTGGGACCAATTTCCACGTCGTGCTGCGCGGCCACCCCCAGGCCGACTTGGTCCGGCACGGCAGGCACGAGTGGCCCGCCGAGCTGTTGACCTTCCGCGGCACCGACTTGCCCGCCGCCCGGCGTCAGGCTGAGCGCCTGCTCGCGCTGGTCACGGCCAACGCCGCGCACGGCTCGCCGTGGACCTTGCGCGACCTGGCCCGCACCGCCGCCGAGCGAGCCGACCGGGACCGGGCGCCGATCCGGATCGCCGTGGTGGCCCGGGATCTGGCCGAGTTGGACGTTCGGCTGCGGGCCGCCATCGGGGGTGCGACCGCGCCTGGACTGCACTTCGCCGATGAGCGGGCGGCGGGCAAGCTCGCGGTTCTCTTCCCAGGGCAGGGCAGTCAGCGGCCGGGGATGCTGGCGGAGCTGTTCGTCGCGTTCCCCGACCTTGGCAGACTCGCCCGCGCGGTCGGCGCGGACACCAGCGTGATCTTCCCGCCGTCGTCCTTCGGCGCCGAGACCGCGCAGGCCGACCGGCTCCGCGACACCCGCGCCGCGCAGCCCGCGCTGGGTCTGGCGGATCTGGCCGTGCACCACGTGTTGAGCCGCCTTGGCGTCACCGCCGACCTGTTCGCCGGGCACAGCTACGGCGAACTCGTCGCCCTCACCGCCGCCGGGGCGATGGACGCGGCGACCCTGCTGCGACTGAGTTCGGCCAGGGCCGAGGCGATTCTCGACGCCGCGGGCGACGATCCCGGCACGATGGCCGCGGTGTCGGCAGGCCGCGCGGCGACCACGGCCGTGCTCGACGCGGCCGGGCTGACCGGCACCGTGGTCGTGGCCAACGACAACGCGCCCCAGCAGGTCGTGATCTCCGGTCCCACGCCCGCGGTCGACCAGGCCCTCGCCGCACTGCGCGACGCGGGCCTGTCCGCCCAACGGATCCCGGTGGCGTGCGCCTTCCACAGCCCCGTGGTGGCACGGGCGGGGGAGCGGTTCGCCGAGGTCCTGGCGGGCGAGCGGATCGGCGAGCCGGACCGGCCGGTGTGGTCCAACCGCACCGCGTCGGTCTACGGCGGCGACACACGCGCCGAACTGGCCGCGCAGATCGGCTCACCCGTCCGGTTCGCCGAACAAGTCGAGGCGATGTACGCCCATGGCGCGCGGGTGTTCGTGGAAGCCGGACCAGGTCGGGTGCTCACCGGCCTGGTCGGCAAGATCCTCGGCGACCGCCCGCACACCGCGATCCCGTGCGACGGCGACGGCCTGGCCGGCCTGCTCGACGCGGTCGCGCGGCTGGCCGTGGCCGGGGTGGACGTGCGCACTGGCTGGCTGTTCGCAGGCCGCGACGCCCGCGACGTCGGTTCCCTGACCCCGCCGAAGCGTCCAGGATGGACAGTCGACGGCGCGTTCGTCCGTACGGCGGACGGCGCTTTCGTGGCGGGCGGGCTGGCTCCGGCCCGCAAGATCACCCTCGGCACGGTCGCCACCAACCGCGACGAGGTGATCACCGACTTCCTGCGCACCAGCCGCGAACTGATCGCCGCCCAGCGCGACGTCGTTCTCGGCTATCTCGGTGCCGCGCCCGTCCCGGAGCCCGCTTGCCCCGCCGCGCCGGTCGCTGTCGTCCCACTCGTGGTCGAACCGGCCGCCTCGGACGCGCTCACGACCGTCGTCGAGGTGATCGCGGCCCGGACCGGGTACCCGGTGGACTTGATCGACCCGACGTTGGATCTTGAGGCTGATCTGAGTGTGGATTCGATCAAGCGCACTGAGATCGCGGGTGAGGTCGCGGCGCGGTTCGGTTCGGGTTCGGTGGAGGCGCTGGTCAAGGCTCGCACCGCTGCCGGGATGGCCGAAGCTCTGGGCTGCACGCCCCGGCCCGTCGGGAACGACCCGCTGACCGTGGTGATCGAGGTGATCGCCGCGCGCACCGGCTACCCCGTCGACATGATCGGGCCGACGCTGGATCTGGAAGCTGACCTGAGCGTGGACTCGATCAAGCGCACTGAGATCGTGGGTGAGGTCGCGGCGCGGTTCGGTTCGGGTTCGGTGGACGCGCTGGTCAAGGCGCGCACCGCTGCCGCGATGGCCGATGCTCTCAGCGATACCACCCCGACGCCCGCCGTGTCCGAACCCGTGATCGCGGGTTCGCCCACCCAGCGTTTCGTGCTGGACCTCGTGGACTCCGATGCGCGCCCGGTCGAAGAGATCACCGCGTTCGTCGGCACGCACATCCTCATCGCGGGCGGCGACCCGGCGCTGGCCGACGAACTGGCCGACCAGCTCTCCGCCCGCGGCGCGATGGCGATCACCTGCCAGGGCAAGCCCGAACTGCACGAGGACCTCGACCGACTCGACGGGCTGATCTCCCTGCACGCGCTCACCGACGACGAGCCGGTACTGCCGGGCGCGTTCCCACTGCTGAAGGCCGCCCTCGCCCGCAGGCCCCGGTGGCTGCTCGCGGTCGGTGCGGCGGAGGGTCTGCGCGGGCTGTTCCGGTCGCTGGACCGCGAGTATCCCGAGGTGCTGGCGCGGGTGGTCGAGGTCGACGCCGACCTGCCCGCGGTCGAGGTCGCCGCGACCGTGGTGGAGGAACTGTTGATCAGGGCCGACGAGCCGGTGGTCGTCCGGTCCGCCGAGGGCAGGCAGACCGTCCGCATGGTCCCCGAGCCGCTCGGCGCCCTGGCCACGGCCGGTGCCGGACCCGGCGGGATCGGCGCGGCCGAGGCGGCGGCGATCGGCCTGGACCGCGACTCCGTGGTCCTGCTCATCGGCGGCGCGCGCGGCATCACCGCGCAGGTCGCGATCGGGATCGCCCAGGCCGCGGGCTGCCGGATCGAGCTGGCGGGCCGCACCGCCCTGGCCGTGGCACCCGAGCACACCGCGGTCGCCGCTGCTACCGACCTGGCAGGTCTCCGCGCCGCGCTCGCCGGACTCGGCGGCCGCGACCTCGCCGCGGTCGAGCGCGACGCGCGGGAGATCCTGGCCCAGCGCGAGGTGGCCGCGACCCTGCGCGAGATCCGCGACGCGGGCGGCTTGGCCGAGTACCACACCGTCGACGTGCGCGACGGCGCAGCGGTGCGGCAGCTCGTCAAGCAGGTGCACGCCGAACACGGGCGGCTCGACGGCGTCGTCTACGCCGCCGGGGTGATCGAGGACCGGCTGGTCGCAGACAAGGACCCGGACTCGTTCGACCGGGTCTACGGCACCAAGGTCGACGGTGCGACCGCGCTGCTGCGGGTGCTCACCGAACTGGCCATCGAGCCGCGGTTCGTCGTCTTCTTCGGCAGCATCGCCGCCGCCATGGGCAACCGAGGCCAGGCCGACTACGCCGCGGCCAACGACGCCATGGAACACCTCGCCACCATGTGGTCGCGCGGCACCGGCGGGCGTGCGCTGACTGTCCACTGGGGACCGTGGGCGCCGATCGGCACGCACTCCGGCATGGTCAGCGCCGAGTTGGGCCGCGCCTACGCCCAGCGCGGCATCGCCCTGCTCGACCCCGCCGACGGCGTGGCCTGCCTGCTACGTGAACTGGCCTGGGGCGACCCGGCCCGGCATGCCGTGGTTTACACGGCTTCGGAGTGGTGA